In Asanoa sp. WMMD1127, one genomic interval encodes:
- a CDS encoding ferredoxin reductase family protein: protein MTATASPTDQAGRATTNQARAARLAVWVGLAFNVLIVEILFFTGDPAKNDLIGIAKFIALHAALLMMLQLLLVARLPWLDTWIGTDKLTAWHRWTGIALFWAVVLHASFVLTGYAQLADISVPAQIDVFLGVFPTLLGMLAVTLIVVVVALSVRFARRRLSYELWHAIHLLLYAAVTLAVLHQLYEGSTFRANALTTAYWWGLWGLVIVSLLHGRVVTPLLRNARHRLRVAAVVPESDTVTSIYVTGRDLAGLEARAGQFFIWRFLTRGRWWQSNPFSISSTPDGEVLRLTARAVGKTSAGLRHLPVGAKVFVEGPYGAFTSLHRTRDATLLIAGGVGITPIRSLLGELTGPVTVLYRVPTEADAVLRAELEHYVTTQGVTLHLLTGRTGAGQPPNLPFAPENLTALVPDIMDRDVYVCGPPAMTDSVLKSLRQIGVPKRQVHAERFALAGD, encoded by the coding sequence ATGACCGCGACCGCGTCACCGACGGACCAGGCCGGCCGCGCCACCACCAACCAGGCCCGCGCCGCCCGGCTGGCGGTGTGGGTCGGGCTGGCGTTCAACGTGCTGATCGTCGAAATCCTGTTCTTCACCGGCGACCCGGCCAAGAACGACCTGATCGGCATCGCGAAGTTCATCGCGCTGCACGCCGCCCTGCTGATGATGTTGCAGCTGCTGCTGGTGGCCCGGCTCCCCTGGCTCGACACGTGGATCGGCACCGACAAGCTGACCGCGTGGCACCGGTGGACCGGCATCGCCCTGTTCTGGGCCGTGGTGCTGCACGCGAGCTTCGTGCTGACGGGCTACGCGCAACTGGCCGACATCTCGGTGCCGGCCCAGATCGACGTCTTCCTCGGAGTGTTCCCGACACTGCTCGGCATGCTGGCCGTCACGCTGATCGTGGTCGTCGTGGCGCTCTCGGTGCGGTTCGCCCGGCGCCGCCTCTCCTACGAGCTGTGGCACGCCATCCACCTGCTGCTCTACGCCGCCGTCACGCTGGCCGTCCTGCACCAGCTCTACGAGGGCAGCACGTTCCGGGCCAACGCGCTGACCACGGCGTACTGGTGGGGACTCTGGGGTCTGGTGATCGTGTCCCTGCTGCACGGCCGGGTGGTCACGCCGCTGCTGCGCAACGCCCGGCACCGGCTGCGGGTGGCTGCCGTCGTGCCGGAGTCCGACACGGTGACCTCGATCTACGTGACCGGGCGCGACCTCGCGGGGTTGGAGGCGCGGGCCGGGCAGTTCTTCATCTGGCGGTTCCTGACCCGCGGGCGCTGGTGGCAGTCCAACCCGTTCTCGATCTCGTCGACGCCCGACGGCGAGGTGCTCCGGTTGACGGCGCGGGCGGTCGGCAAGACCAGCGCCGGGCTGCGGCACCTGCCGGTCGGGGCGAAGGTCTTCGTCGAGGGGCCCTACGGCGCGTTCACCAGCCTGCACCGCACCCGCGACGCGACGCTGCTGATCGCCGGCGGAGTCGGGATCACCCCGATCCGATCGCTGCTCGGCGAGCTGACCGGCCCGGTCACGGTGCTCTACCGGGTGCCGACCGAGGCCGACGCGGTGCTGCGGGCGGAGCTCGAGCACTACGTGACCACGCAGGGTGTGACGCTGCATCTGCTGACCGGCCGCACCGGCGCCGGCCAGCCACCCAACCTGCCGTTCGCGCCCGAGAACCTGACCGCGCTGGTGCCCGACATCATGGACCGCGACGTGTACGTGTGTGGGCCGCCCGCGATGACCGACAGCGTGCTGAAGTCGCTGCGCCAGATCGGGGTCCCCAAGCGCCAGGTGCACGCGGAAAGGTTCGCCCTGGCGGGCGACTGA
- a CDS encoding FkbM family methyltransferase has protein sequence MLTRAWGIARSLVIYHGQPGRHRRLVRFYGQFLGPGDVAFDIGAHVGSRVRAWRSLGATVIAVEPQPDLLRVLRAFFGRDDRVVIAPIAVGATPGTAQLGISTATPTVSTLSTAWRETVSGDRSFAKVRWDRSVEVRVTTLDDMIKEYGEPAFCKIDVEGFEAEVLAGLSRPVRALSFEYLPMAHEAGLAVLGQVESLGDYEYNYSPVETMRWARESWLSAAELVALLGEVRPTGRSGDVYARLRAS, from the coding sequence ATGCTCACCCGCGCGTGGGGAATCGCCCGATCGTTGGTTATCTATCACGGCCAGCCCGGTCGACACCGGCGGCTCGTCCGCTTCTACGGCCAGTTTCTCGGCCCCGGCGACGTCGCCTTCGACATCGGCGCGCACGTCGGCAGCCGGGTCCGGGCCTGGCGGTCGCTCGGCGCCACGGTGATCGCCGTGGAGCCGCAGCCCGACCTGCTGCGCGTACTCCGGGCGTTCTTCGGCCGTGACGACCGCGTGGTGATCGCCCCGATCGCGGTCGGCGCCACCCCCGGCACGGCGCAGCTCGGCATCTCCACGGCCACGCCGACCGTCTCGACGCTGTCGACCGCCTGGCGCGAGACCGTCTCCGGCGACCGCAGCTTCGCCAAGGTCCGCTGGGACCGCTCGGTCGAGGTCCGCGTGACGACCCTCGACGACATGATCAAGGAGTACGGCGAACCGGCGTTCTGCAAGATCGACGTGGAGGGCTTCGAGGCCGAGGTGCTGGCCGGGCTGTCCCGCCCGGTGCGGGCGCTGAGCTTCGAATACCTGCCGATGGCGCACGAGGCCGGGCTGGCGGTGCTGGGCCAGGTCGAGTCGTTGGGCGACTACGAATACAACTACTCGCCGGTGGAGACCATGCGCTGGGCCCGCGAGTCGTGGCTGAGCGCGGCGGAGCTGGTCGCGCTGCTCGGCGAGGTGCGCCCGACGGGCCGTTCCGGCGACGTCTACGCCCGGCTCCGCGCATCGTGA
- a CDS encoding AAA family ATPase translates to MNQAVILLTGVQAAGKSTVAQALAERLPRSVHVRGDVFRRMVVGGRAEMTPDPSAEALAQLRLRYGLAAQVSDAYFDAGFTVVVQDVILGEFLPETVGLIRSRPLLVVVLAPSPAAIADREAGRGKVAYGTFGIEELDRGLRDGTPRLGLWLDTSGQSVAETVDEILARAWTEAVVE, encoded by the coding sequence GTGAACCAGGCCGTCATCCTGCTGACCGGGGTGCAGGCGGCGGGCAAGTCGACCGTGGCCCAGGCGTTGGCGGAGCGGCTGCCGCGATCGGTGCACGTACGCGGCGACGTGTTCCGCCGGATGGTGGTCGGCGGCCGGGCGGAGATGACGCCCGACCCGTCGGCGGAGGCGCTGGCCCAGCTGCGCCTGCGCTACGGGCTGGCCGCGCAGGTGTCCGACGCCTACTTCGACGCCGGGTTCACCGTCGTGGTCCAGGACGTGATCCTGGGCGAGTTCCTGCCCGAGACGGTCGGCCTGATCCGCAGCCGGCCGCTGCTCGTGGTGGTGCTGGCGCCGTCGCCGGCCGCGATCGCCGATCGGGAGGCGGGCCGGGGCAAGGTCGCCTACGGCACGTTCGGCATCGAGGAGCTCGACCGCGGTCTCCGGGACGGCACGCCGCGGCTCGGGCTGTGGTTGGACACGTCCGGCCAGTCGGTGGCCGAGACGGTCGACGAGATCCTGGCCCGGGCGTGGACCGAGGCCGTGGTGGAATGA
- a CDS encoding heavy metal-responsive transcriptional regulator, which translates to MRVAELAQVAGVSADTVRYYERAGLLPPPPRTASGYRAYDESAADRVRFIQGGQRLGLRLRDIAQLLAVRDTGVCPCEPAEELLKRRLDELDAELARLAALRAEMVRMIEALPSNDCPPPEPGTWCPPSDQERR; encoded by the coding sequence ATGCGGGTTGCCGAGTTGGCGCAGGTCGCGGGCGTTTCCGCGGACACGGTGCGGTACTACGAGCGGGCGGGGCTGCTGCCACCGCCGCCGCGGACGGCGTCCGGTTACCGGGCCTACGACGAGAGCGCGGCCGACCGGGTGCGGTTCATCCAGGGCGGTCAGCGGCTCGGGTTGCGGCTGCGGGACATCGCTCAGCTGCTGGCCGTGCGGGACACCGGCGTGTGTCCCTGCGAGCCGGCCGAGGAGCTGCTCAAGCGGCGCCTCGACGAGCTCGACGCGGAGCTGGCCCGGCTCGCGGCACTGCGGGCCGAGATGGTCCGGATGATCGAGGCCCTGCCGTCGAACGACTGCCCGCCACCCGAGCCGGGCACCTGGTGCCCGCCCAGCGACCAGGAGCGGAGGTGA